The DNA segment ttagctagctctccgctaaccttacttcTCCTTCAGTAACATTGCTAGGTTactactaatgttagctagctctccactaatgttagctagctctccactaaccttagttctctcctcagcaACGTAGCTACCTCGCTGCTAACGTTAATATGCCatctagcttgctgctaatgttagctagctctccgttaacgtTAGTTCTCTACCCAGATTAGACGTTCAAggtgggccactgtgttttcccaccagcattaaatgcaccatctgaaaatgtaatacctacagcaaatttccagtatatttaagacatttttaagataattttagacattttaagactttttaaagacCTGCGGGCTTAttatttttcaataaagagatcaagtgcagtgaataGAGTAATATTGGTTtcgcatttcattttggcacatattctgcatgttagtagGATTTTTGTGCGCTTCTGCGTGTACATGTGTTTGTTTTGCAAATATTGAGCACACACCTGTGTCAATTCAGTGCCAAGACAGCAatgtgggccctatcttacaaccTGTGCTGggcacattgtgatgctcattgctttaTTACATCCCACAAACCATCTAAACCACCAAAGTTAGGGGTATTCAGGTAATTTTCTGTGTATTGCTGTCTTTTCtttggaaaacacaggagcaccactgactgaaaacaaccttggcaacagtcaatagtcagctgcgccattaaaataccaatctgccaaagtcagagcgcacctggctcttaaagggaatggcaaatgataTGTTGATTGGTATACTTgcagggtgtacttttcctgtcgtcaagataccaaaaacacactgacacaccctaagtTAAGTTGCAATGGTGCACGGTTGATTTCTCATCTATAGATCGCAAAATAGGGCCCTGAATGTCAGGGACTGTTGACAGAGACTGTTGACATccgtctaggttgtattcagttagTGGCACACCAgcgttttccgttgccaagatagcaatgtagcagaaatttgcctgaacacacCACACTTCGTGTAGCACTGGCATGATACACGAAGCAGAAGGCATGTGTAGCAGAAGGCAtgataatagactgttggcggggtgtaagataccaATAAGCATTGCCACATCTCTTGCACAGGTTGTAAGATAGTGTCCTTTAAAACTAAACTACTCAATACAATCTGAGGaacgtttttttatatatatattaacgtctttagttcaaaaaaaaaaaaacatcttagctAATTAACCCCTAAACACTAAAGGAAATGAAGGTGACAATAAATGTGATGGGTAAATGCATGAGAAACTCACCAGGAGACTGTGAAGGCTTCGCATGTGATTTTTTAGTTGACGATTGTTGACCAGCTTGTGCACTGTTAGTGATGGGACCTGGCCTCCCACCTCTAAAGCTCTTTATGAAACACTGATGAgcagaaaagaaaatacaaatattacaagACAGAAACATTTCACACAACTTCCAATGAGAAAAGAGCTGTTTAATCCAGTACCTGTACAGTCTCATTATCTGAAGGGTGCACAACCACAGTCACTTCTTGAAGGTGTCGAGGAGTGAACTTGGCACTAAAGTCGTGAATCGCTCCTAGCAGCATTCTGGACACCAAGTCTTTAGGAAAGCGAAGGTTCCCCGTACCAAGAGCCGGGAAGGAAAGCGAAGTCATTCTCTCCTGTTCTGCTTTTTTAAGGCAGTTTTCAACGATCTGTTTCAGTgtctgtttaaataaaaatacacaatgtaTATCAGTTTCATGAATAAATGTCTGTAGAACATTGATCACTGTTCATTTGGAAATGTTAAATATGGATTAAGCATAGTCATAAAGCTCTCAGaatcacctcagtttctgaaccagATCCTCCTTTCCAAAAAGGACAAACAGCATGGTAAACCTTTCGACAGTTTAGGTTGTATCCAGCAGTGTCCACAATGTCACCATAATTTAGCCTCGATAATCCAAAAGAAGTAAGATAAGAATTAGCTTCTGACTGAAGTTGAGGACCAGCAGCATCTAGGAGTGCTTTAGTGACAGCACCTGTGCTGAGATTCACATCTTCTGCGATGCTATTGACAATGACATCAGACTGTGGAATGAATGGTAAAGAGAACATGTTAATTTATGTTGTTGATAATGTATACATCATGTGGTGattgtgttattaaataaaaatcatcagttttttttattaccagACCATGTGATTATATATATGTTGAAAAGCTCACTTACAGTTGCATCCTGGATGTTCCCTTTTCTCAGATTGACTTTCAGTCCCTCTTGTGTGGATTGCTTTTCAAGGGGTCTGGATGAATGGTTTGAGTCTTGCCTCGGGAACCTTCCTTGAGTTTCAAATTTTGAAGGTTCCTTTGTTCTGTGAATGTGTTGCTCATAATTTCTTGGCTCAGTGCTATCATGGCCATAAGCACCTCGACCACCATATCCCTGACCTTGGGTGTTACGTCCACGATAACTCTTGCCACTACTACCATGTCCACGGCTGCCTGCCCCATAGGATCCCCTATGCTCTGGAAAGGTCATCTCTGGGTTGAAATCTGCAAATTCCTTCCTAATAGCCTGAGCCATGGCATTTACAGTGTTGGCATTATTGTCCACCAGATGAATCTCAGTTAACCTTCTGCCCCTCTGACGTTTTTGATCTTCAACATAAGCATGCAGTTCCTTCGCAATCGTTTCAGAGCAGAGTTCCAGAGGAAAGCCAAATATTCCTGAGCTGATGGCTGGGACTGCAATGGAGGAGCACTTGTTTTCCACAGCTTGATTTAAACTTTCCCTCACAGCCTGCCTCAGTCGTCTCACTGCTGTAAACTTGTCAGTATCTGAGAAGCGGGGACCAACAGCATGCACCACATATTTGCACGGAAGACGACCAGCTCCAGTAGTGATGGCGTTACCAGGTTGCACCTGTCCATTTACAGCTACGTATCGATCACTCTCATCTTGTAAACTTGGTCCAGCAGCTTTCAGGAGTGCCAAAGCCAAACCGCCAATGTGCTTCAGGTCTTCGTTGGCAGCGTTGACCACAGCATCCACTTTTAACTGACAGATATCAGCTTTTCTGACTGTGATGGTAACCCCATCAGGCAATTGGACCTTACAGGACAACTGTGCAAAATCGTCCTGTCTGTCACTGTCATAATGATCTTCATCTTCTTCATCCTCTTCCAGCATGTGACCTTCCTCAAGAACAACCACAAATCTATTTTCCTTTATCATCATCTGGAACATGGCTCTCTGTTCCCGAAAGAACTTTTTGGCACCTGCCTTGTTTATTATCATTCTATCAGTGTGGAGGGATTTAGCAATTTCCTGAAAATTCCCCATGACTGGTTGGACATGTCCACGCTCTCCAGACAGTCGGATCAATGGTCTCCTTGGGTCAAAATGTACTTTCACTTCATTGGACTCTACGAATTTCTTCCAGACCTCAGACTTTTTCTCAATCATGAATTTCACCACAGCGCAAGACTTGACACGAATGACCTTTTCGACCCTTGAGTGTTCATTAACGAATTGCTCTAAATTCCTGCTGACTTCCAAGACAGGTTCATTGAAGCCAGACACTACCAGTGTGTCTCCATTTCTTGAGGGTATTATCATCACAGTTTTCTTCTTGGATGAGTTGTATGTGTCACTCAAATTGTTTCTGAGAGAACGCCATTCTCGCTTTTCAAGCACTGCTTGGTCCTCCAAAGACAGGGTTCTGGATGTAAGCATCGTTTGAAGTCGCTTTTCTGCCTGAGAAAGAGCAGAGTCTGTGCTTCCCATTAATACAACATCTCCATTTTGAACTTTGTAGACTGAGCTAATTCCTTTGGTTGTAAATAAGTCTCCAGACATCTCATCACAGTCAACTGATCTCAGGAACTCCAGCAATGAAGGCTCTATTCTCAGAGTCTTCTGTTTCATGCTCATTTTCCTTTCTAGGATCCAATTTTTGATGTCAATAATTTCCAATTGAAGACCCTGCAATACTAACTGATTAGTGTCTTTTCTGTGTGAGAATTTCAGCTCTGGGTATTTGGCTTTAGCACTGTGCTGCAGACCCTCCTGAATGAGCAATGAGAACATGGCAGAGGACATTTCCATGGTGTCTGAGGCAGTGTTCTTGTCCCGTTCCATCTggtttgatgttttctttaaaacctCTTCCAAAATCTGTTTCAGGAAGTTAATGTCTTGAGCCATTCCTGCTATTGTCAGGACTCCACCATCCATTCTCATGAAAGCTTTGTCTTTTACTACGGATCGGACGTCTTTCTCTACAGTTGCCCACATAGAAGGCATCACTGCATGCTCAAAAACAGCATAATTGGAGACAATGGTTCTAAAGCCATCTGTAACATTTTGCTTCCAGCTGTCTATCTGTGTCTTGGTTAAATCTTTCTGCTTTAGGAGTGAGGGAAGAGGGCTGATCTGGACTTCAGCTCTATCCATAGTTACATCACAGAAATAAGTGCTCATCTGATCACAGATGGAAGATATTAATCCCTGCTTATCAAGGAATTCTTTGATTGCAGGATGGATCTTCTCTGTGAACGGTTTGGGCAGACTCCATGTTGGTCTGTCTTTGCCATACAAGGCTGTACCCAAAGACGTGAAATACGGATAAACATTGACTTGTTTGCGGTCAATTTGATGTTTCATCCCCAGAATTTTCTCCACATCTAAAACAAAAGTGATGTAAgatgtttaattcatttaaaactcAAGCTTTCCTCACATTCAACTTGGTTGAAAAATCACTGTATAAAATTAAGAGCTTGAGTGATGTACCTGAGTGATGTCGTAAAGTGACAATGGCAGCTTCCTCCTCTGGAATCATGACAGTTCTTTCCACCTCAACATACTTTTCAAAGTAGAGTTCTAGCAGGTCTTTAACGTATGTACCATGCACATTTTCTACTTTAATGCTTTTCGTTTTTTCCAGAGCGCGACCCTTAAGGCCATACTGCAGGATTTTTTTATTAGTCCTGCTCTCCAGGAGAAACTTGTCAACAACtgcaaaaggaaaaaatatatatatgataaattgGACCATCTGATTAGTTTAGGATAGCCACTATTCTCACAAAAAATTAGGGTGCTCAAGAAAAAGAggtatttttgtaaaataaacattgttgttttattctataaactactgataacttttcttccaaattccaaagaaatatttttcagtagtttatagaataaaacaacattgttcatatAGAacttttatttgcacaaaatgagaaatggtcaaaataagacctcaaataatgaaaagaaaacaagttcatgttcagaAACAGCAAAAGTAATGTGTGTAATACtgtttgagagttcagaaatcaagtgTAACCTGTAATGGGGTTATGGTGAGTGAAGCTGGTAGTGTACTCTTGAGGTTCTCCAGTAGAGGGAGGCAGTGCACTACAAATGTCTTAAGGCTTGCAGGCTTTGGTTTAAGTCTCGTGAGACTTTGTTTAACTCTCGTTTGGTTAGAAGTGTGTAGCCGCCATTCTTTAAAAGGATTGTGGGATTTTGCTCAGCGATCTTTTTGGCTCACTGCCAGGGATATGTGCAGGTAGCACGGAGGGCTGAAACTTCAGAGCAGCGTTTTTGGTACTTCATTCGGTTGGTTTGGAGTGTGGTAGGGCTGGAGAAGTCAGCCGTTGTGCACCAGTGAATCCGGTACACATTGTGGGAGTCCAGATACAGgtatttaataattgttttaaccTGTTTTGTGAGAAGTTAAGCTAGTATGCCTTTGTGGCTAGTTTTAAAAGTATGCACTTGTTTTACAGTGTGGAATAAGAGCCTATTTTGTAGTGAACTGCAGCCCTGTGTATGCCGGTGAGCCAGTGTGCATTGTGGAAGTCCAGATACAGGTATCTGAtgtttctgtttgttattttgtGGGCTGCAGGTAAAATTAAATCATACAgcatgcttatttttttttttttttttttatgttttaaagcaGTAACATCCAGTAGTGGACAGCAGTAACAAGGGAAGTGGAGCCCTTCCAAGGCAGATATATAGAATGTTTAGAATATAGGTAGGTtcatgttttaaattagtttaatgaaagaaaagttttagagctgtaaagtgCTAATGGTGTGCTTTCTCCTTTATAGGAGTATCCCTGGCCAGTGAAAATTAATTATTGTTCTTTCCTTCCCCTTGAaacttttaatagtaaaatatattaaagattggGTTTTAAAGGTAGTAAACGTTAATTGACTTGAGTGCCaattctgttttaaattaaaattgcaTCACATTCAATTGAACCAGTTGGACAGTGTGGGGCCTGGTGGGAGGTGGTATTATTATAATCTCGTGTTAACTAAGCTGAGGTACAAGTCGTGAGGGTTCTcttttggggtggagtgtgttttctttaagttaattttgaatttgtttgattttgagtttgttgtgttatctattttatttatattatttttttgaagtATTTGGTTATAATTGAGCCCTTAAAACTCTTGTAAAT comes from the Astyanax mexicanus isolate ESR-SI-001 chromosome 20, AstMex3_surface, whole genome shotgun sequence genome and includes:
- the LOC103023510 gene encoding protein mono-ADP-ribosyltransferase PARP14, which gives rise to MEEFPYPLTVEGPWPSTSTKTLSSKLQIYFQSRKKSQGGDCKVKVSEESGVVKVLFKSEEIRDQVLAKGDHCVTIESNVVKLTVFKPGETVKKKEEPKAAARTGGEATAGLQQPDVFDETKTDPQTKPPPKDSLKEPPQSCAVVLQNVSDKLPKDVLALLVENISGVSEDEFFIELITELDVAVVTFNDPSVVDKFLLESRTNKKILQYGLKGRALEKTKSIKVENVHGTYVKDLLELYFEKYVEVERTVMIPEEEAAIVTLRHHSDVEKILGMKHQIDRKQVNVYPYFTSLGTALYGKDRPTWSLPKPFTEKIHPAIKEFLDKQGLISSICDQMSTYFCDVTMDRAEVQISPLPSLLKQKDLTKTQIDSWKQNVTDGFRTIVSNYAVFEHAVMPSMWATVEKDVRSVVKDKAFMRMDGGVLTIAGMAQDINFLKQILEEVLKKTSNQMERDKNTASDTMEMSSAMFSLLIQEGLQHSAKAKYPELKFSHRKDTNQLVLQGLQLEIIDIKNWILERKMSMKQKTLRIEPSLLEFLRSVDCDEMSGDLFTTKGISSVYKVQNGDVVLMGSTDSALSQAEKRLQTMLTSRTLSLEDQAVLEKREWRSLRNNLSDTYNSSKKKTVMIIPSRNGDTLVVSGFNEPVLEVSRNLEQFVNEHSRVEKVIRVKSCAVVKFMIEKKSEVWKKFVESNEVKVHFDPRRPLIRLSGERGHVQPVMGNFQEIAKSLHTDRMIINKAGAKKFFREQRAMFQMMIKENRFVVVLEEGHMLEEDEEDEDHYDSDRQDDFAQLSCKVQLPDGVTITVRKADICQLKVDAVVNAANEDLKHIGGLALALLKAAGPSLQDESDRYVAVNGQVQPGNAITTGAGRLPCKYVVHAVGPRFSDTDKFTAVRRLRQAVRESLNQAVENKCSSIAVPAISSGIFGFPLELCSETIAKELHAYVEDQKRQRGRRLTEIHLVDNNANTVNAMAQAIRKEFADFNPEMTFPEHRGSYGAGSRGHGSSGKSYRGRNTQGQGYGGRGAYGHDSTEPRNYEQHIHRTKEPSKFETQGRFPRQDSNHSSRPLEKQSTQEGLKVNLRKGNIQDATSDVIVNSIAEDVNLSTGAVTKALLDAAGPQLQSEANSYLTSFGLSRLNYGDIVDTAGYNLNCRKVYHAVCPFWKGGSGSETETLKQIVENCLKKAEQERMTSLSFPALGTGNLRFPKDLVSRMLLGAIHDFSAKFTPRHLQEVTVVVHPSDNETVQCFIKSFRGGRPGPITNSAQAGQQSSTKKSHAKPSQSPGLFGVVSTSTLGVHKVQVGRVTLEVSSGNITKEKSDAIVNSSNSTFSLKSGVSKAILDAAGPQVEQECAQAVKGSLQQKEHIMTSGGQLPCKHIIHVIGRNSAAAINNVVYSVLKLCDENKFSSVAFPALGTGQGGISPSVVADAMIDAVVEFVKKKKAQHLQSVKFLIFQGSMVSDFHQSMLRRQQEGVEEDNTVIGWIKGKFDAVTNYFAGGNPEASINEDFVMVGEEFEPAVIQLCGESQWDLRDAKELINGFLEREHTSLNLQDSAINHFSREDVEVLNSLQRDLTVSIHLNKSGPERFITVEGLSKDVLKAERTIQDMIRKVDKNEARKRDAFIVGSMVEWQYLDNKENKLKAFDYLTNYDLEEAFRQKLPRIRIRINNEMCDVDIAGKNATGKSGQIELKRVDRKEQTSEPLPSHWEDMTGSFVKRVQIQSGSQEYTDVEKEFRRTGLNNNILKIERVQNSTLWKNYMIQRSHLDDKNKHNNNERKLFHGTGADNIDKIDKHGFNRSYAGMHGAMYGNGVYFAVDPVYSAQGYAKPDQLGHKRMYLARVLVGDYTTGKSGLISPPAKSSGATDLYDSVTDNQQNPTMFVIFHDVQAYPEYLIIFQ